One genomic segment of Schistosoma mansoni, WGS project CABG00000000 data, supercontig 0166, strain Puerto Rico, whole genome shotgun sequence includes these proteins:
- a CDS encoding cofilin, whose translation MSSGIKPSAKCEATYKEMKMNHCYRYVLFQIIDNEISVIKIAPRDETMSQFKDEVSKYQNKGCYGVVDYECEGGKGANLIYFSLVSDSAPPTARMLYATTRKSLSSCLDGLKADIEAHDINELMEKLETSAAADKNHSKH comes from the exons ATG TCTTCAGGCATTAAACCCTCGGCAAAATGTGAGGCCACGTATAAAGAGATGAAAATGAACCACTGTTACCGCTATGTCTTGTTTcaaattattgataatgaaataaGTGTAATCAAAATTGCCCCCAGAG ATGAAACTATGTCACAATTTAAAGATGAAGTTTCAAAGTACCAAAACAAGGGTTGTTATGGTGTAGTAGACTACGAATGTGAAGGTGGTAAAGGGGCGAACTTGATATACTTCTCATT AGTGTCCGATTCTGCACCCCCCACAGCAAGGATGTTATATGCGACAACGCGAAAGTCGCTGTCTTCGTGTTTGGACGGGTTAAAAGCTGATATTGAAGCTCACGACATCAATGAACTTATGGAGAAATTAGAAACCAGCGCGGCTGCGGATAAAAACCACTCTAAACATTAG